The stretch of DNA TTAACTAAATATCACGACGTCCAATCATTTTCAGCATTCAGTAATGTATATGATAGCACTGGCCTCTTTGGTATCTATTTGACAACGGTGAGTTTATCCTTCAACGTCATTTTATGGGCTTTTGAATGCATCAGGACCTTTCGTACATCTACTGACTTTCTGCTGGTGATGTTGGCAAAACAAGCATTAGAATGAAGAAAAAACACAAATGTGAATTGATATATAAATGTTTGAACATATGATATTTCTGACAAAGTCTACTTGTTTTTTATTTCTCATAGCAAAACTATGCTACCTATACGTGTGCCATTTTATAACGTTCAACTCTAGCATGAAACATAATTATTTGAATTTTAATATTGTAATGTCACCGGCCTCTTGGATTTTCATTCTCTATTGGAGTTTTAATATGATTTCTTGTCCATTTTTAATACTCCAGCCACCAGATTTTGTTGCAAAGGCTGTTGATGTCGCTGTGCAGGAATTGATTGCTATTGCAACGCCTGGACAAGGTACGAGCCATTCCCTATTTGGTAAATCTGTCTGAGGTTTCACTGAAGCTGCATGTTCTAAAATATGATTTAATTTGCATGCATTTAGTGACGGAGGTTGAGCTGACACGTGCGAAAAACTCGACGATTTCATCTGTGCTAATGAATCTTGAGTCAAGGGTATGTTTGGAGCCACACACCATTCTTTGTTGCTTGTCAGTTATCACGTATATTTAAAAGGATTTGATATCCATCTGTTGACTTTGCACTGCAGGTAATTGTTGCAGAAGATATAGGGAGGCAGCTTTTGACTTATGGTAGCAGGTAAGTCCATATCTTCATCGGTTCGAACCATATTTCACAAGCCTGTCTCATAGAAGAAACTCATCGATCctgtttttttgtttgtttgcATCACAACAGGAAGCCTATCGATCATTTTCTTCAGTGCATGGAGGAACTGACCCTAGATGACATTACAGCGTTTGCTAAGATGTTGTTATCTTCCCAACCTACAATGGCTAGCTATGGAGATGGTATGCTCCTTGATTTCCCTCTAGGTTTCAAAAATGCAGCTGATAATTCAAAATTTATACACAGCTTATGAATTAATGTGAATTCCTTTCCCTTGCTTTCTTCCGCAGTCGATAAAGTTCCGCCGTATGAATTTGTCAGCAAGCGGTTCCAACGGTTCCGATAGCACCCTAACACCATGATCCCTGGTGAAGACGAAGACACAGAGCTCTGTTCCAGTTCTCCCTAATATTTGGCTTGTGCTCGGAAATTTTCCCTGTTTTACTCGTGTGTGGACGAGGTTAGTTTTGTAGTGGCTTAGGTCAAACAGCGCATGCTGATGAAATGTCTCGGGTGGATCTCGTTGCCATGTTCAATGTTCAGTACGTGTGGTGTGAGTTTCATGACAATGAGATATATCAATGGTGACTCTTAACGGCCTCAAATAAGAATTACTGGTTATAATTGTGAATAATCTCTGTATTTCCTAATTTTATTGCTGAGCAACGCTGTCACTGTAGTTTGCAGCCTTGCTAACTACTCCAGTTCCAGTTTATCTCTGTATATGTTAATGCTGAGCAACGCTTCGCTAATCTCTGTAGAAAGGTTCAAACAACTAAAAAAGTTGAGAACTATGTCAACAAAATTCTATAACTAGATTTTTTTTTCATCATATCAAGTTTCATAAAATTATGAGTGGTCAAGCATGGAGTCCAATTATCATCGTCTCAAGTTTCACAAAATTCAAACAAACATTTTAAAGTCAGGTTACATATTTCAGGTGCAAAAGAACTGTCGAAAGAAATTCAGATGCTGCCTACAAGGGCTCTCATCGCAGCAGAGATCCTAGAACATGAGTTTACTAACACTACTCACTGGGCATACACATCGTCTGTCAAGCCACTAGGCACCACTAATCCCAGCCCGACAGTCCACCCGCACCCACCTCGGGCGCAGAGCACAACTGCTTAAGATCCGACGCGTCGATAGGGGTGCCCTTcgccttcttcctcttcttggtGTGATCAATCACCAGGCCTCCGACAAATTTTCCATCCACAGCAGTTGCCTGGGTCTTGTCCTTCGGCATGGGCTCTGGGACACCGCCGTCTCCAGAAAACATCAACTCTGCAAACGACACTTCTGTGTCATCGATTCCTCCCGCATCTTTATCTCCTTTGTTGGCAGATTTCTTCTTCTTGGATTCCTTCTTGGCCTTTCCTTCGGTATCATCGAAAGAAGCCTTGTCATCCTTGCTTTTCGGTCTGCTGCTCTTGTCCTGCTCCGTGACTACCTTCTCCTTCTTCTTTTTCTTACTATCCGACAATGCGGATTTCACTGGGGCAGCAATGGTGGCAGCTGGAGGAGTATCTTTGGCAGCAGGTTCTTCAGGGCTCTGCACTTGTTGCTTTGACCGTTTCCTTTTCTCCTTCTTTTCCGTATTAGAATCGATGGGATCACGATCAGGCATCTCTTCATCCTTCTTCAGCTTACTCCCTTTCCCAGAGTTCTCATTCTGGGAAATGGCTTCTATGGGCTTTGCATTGAAAATGCGCAAGTTCGGCACAATTTTCATGACCTGAGAGAATACATATAAGTTACTCAAGAACGACAATTACAATACACTCTGGAATGAAGAGAAGTCACAGAGAGAGGTCACCTTTTTAGCTAGGGTGCCTTTCTCAGCAATAGGGTTTCCCTGCAAATTTAGGTTCCTCAAGTAGCGCAGTTCAGAAAGGACCTAGCAACCAAACCAATGGTTAAAACAATCTAAGCAAACCATGGTGTTGAACATGTGGGGACGAAATCAGATGCAAACCTTCAAATCTGAC from Triticum urartu cultivar G1812 chromosome 3, Tu2.1, whole genome shotgun sequence encodes:
- the LOC125546276 gene encoding dynein axonemal assembly factor 1 homolog; translation: MVRLTLEQTAREAAPAGCLATFLDLSHRSFTDVSCLGSFKNLERLDLGHNCLVTLEGLSACTNLKWLSVIENKLVSLKGAEVLSKLQVLNAGKNKLTRIDEVKSMTSLGALILNDNNITSICKLDPHHQLNTLVLSKNPVITFGDALVNAKSIKKISMSHCEIESIGSSLAACVELKELRLAHNKITTIPSDLAKNTKILNLDLGNNLIERESDLKVLSELRYLRNLNLQGNPIAEKGTLAKKVMKIVPNLRIFNAKPIEAISQNENSGKGSKLKKDEEMPDRDPIDSNTEKKEKRKRSKQQVQSPEEPAAKDTPPAATIAAPVKSALSDSKKKKKEKVVTEQDKSSRPKSKDDKASFDDTEGKAKKESKKKKSANKGDKDAGGIDDTEVSFAELMFSGDGGVPEPMPKDKTQATAVDGKFVGGLVIDHTKKRKKAKGTPIDASDLKQLCSAPEVGAGGLSGWD